AACACTCCGTATTTCAACACTATGTAGAATTACAAGGTAACGTAGACACAAAACAAAACATTGTTATTTACCCAGAATATTCGGGCGTTTTATCTAATGTATATGTTAAAGAAGGGCAACGTGTAACCAAAGGACAATCGCTTGCTAAAATTGACGATGGTGGATTAAATCAACAATTAGCTCAATTAAAAATTCAAACCGCTTTAGCAAAAACAACCTTTGAACGTCAACAACGTTTATGGAACCAAAAAATAGGTAGCGAAATTCAATACCTACAAGCCAAAGCTAATTTTGATGCACAGGAACAAGCCGTTGGACAACTACAACAACAATTAAGTAAAACTATAGTTAGAGCTCCTTTTTCAGGAACTATCGACGATGTTATTACAGAGCAAGGTAGTGTAGTTTCTCCAGGACAATCGCAACTTTTCCGTATTGTAAACCTTCAAGATATGTACATTGAAACTGATGTACCTGAGCGTTACATTACTGAATTAGCACCAGGGAAAGATGTAAAAGTAGACTTCCCTATTCTTAACAAACAAATAGACGCTAAAGTGCGTCAGGCAGGAAACTTTATCAACCCATCAAACCGTACGTTTAAAGTTGAAATAGCTATCGATAATAAAGATAGAACTATTAAACCCAACCTAACGGCGAAGCTTAAAATTAACGATTACACTAACGATAACGCTATACTTATTCCGCAAAGTATTATTTCAGAAAATGCAGAAGGCAAACAATATGTTTACGCTATTAGTGATAAAGCTGATAACCAAGCTAAAGCAAAACGTGTTTTTATTGAAACAGGAAAAACGCAAGGCGATTATATAGAAATTCTTTCTGGACTAGAAAACGGAAGCGAAATTATAAACGAAGGTGCCAGAAGTGTAAAAGATGGACAAAGTGTAAAGATTTTAAACGTTGAATAAAATCATTCTAAATTCTAGACCAATAATACTAACGTCTAAAGATTAAATACTGATGACTAAAAAGAAGAAAGAAGTACTAAAAGAATTTCGCTTAGCGTCTTGGGCCATAGACAATAAAACAACGATGTATGTTTTAATTGCGCTCATACTTTTTCTTGGAACAGGTTCTTACTTTAGCATGCCTAGAGAGAACTTTCCGGAAATTAAAGAAACTAAAATTTATATTAGTTCTATTTATCCTGGGAATACTGCCGAGGATATTGAAAAACTAATAACCGACCCAATTGAGGATAAATTAAAAACCTTAAGTAATGTTGTTGAAATCACCTCAACATCGCAAGAAGATTACTCTATTGTAGTTGTAGAGTTCGATGAAAAAATCACTGTTGAAGCTGCCAAACAAAAGGTTAAAGATGAAATAGATTCGGAATCTTCGGGGGAAGATTGGCCAACATTTAACGGAGCCAAGGTAGAACCTAATGTTTTCGATTTAAGTATGTCGGAAGAAATACCGATTCTAAACATTAATATCTCTGGCGATTATCCTGTAGA
The window above is part of the Algibacter sp. L3A6 genome. Proteins encoded here:
- a CDS encoding efflux RND transporter periplasmic adaptor subunit, which encodes MKHIYSLLAIALVLSSCGSEKKQSVEDVIATNNLELIHQKKAELETIEQELAGQLKLLEIKIKEIDPLEKIPLITTFEAKHSVFQHYVELQGNVDTKQNIVIYPEYSGVLSNVYVKEGQRVTKGQSLAKIDDGGLNQQLAQLKIQTALAKTTFERQQRLWNQKIGSEIQYLQAKANFDAQEQAVGQLQQQLSKTIVRAPFSGTIDDVITEQGSVVSPGQSQLFRIVNLQDMYIETDVPERYITELAPGKDVKVDFPILNKQIDAKVRQAGNFINPSNRTFKVEIAIDNKDRTIKPNLTAKLKINDYTNDNAILIPQSIISENAEGKQYVYAISDKADNQAKAKRVFIETGKTQGDYIEILSGLENGSEIINEGARSVKDGQSVKILNVE